Genomic window (Streptomyces sp. LX-29):
GCGCGAGACCCGACTCCGGCGCGGCCAGCAGCGGCCAGCCGAAGGCGACCACTCCGATCGCCGAGATCAGCCCGAGCGCGACGATCGAACGCGGCCCGAGCCGTACGGCCCGCGCCTGCCGGTCGGCGGTCGCACGGTCCCGGGACGGGCGGTCCTGGGACGCGCGATCCTGGGAAGACGGGCGGTCCTGGGTCGGGCGATCCTGGGAAGACGGGCGGTCCTGGGTCGGGCGGTCCTGGGTCGGGCGGTCCTGGGTCGGGCGATCCTGGGAAGACGGGCGGTCCTGGGTTGGGCGGTCCTGGGTTGGGCGGTCCTGGGTCGGGCGGTCCTGGGTCGGGCGGTCCCTGGACGGGCGATCCTGGGTCGGGTGTTCCTGGGATCCGCTCATGCGTCACCCTCCTCGTCCCCCTCCGCCAGCGCCTCCCGCACCTGGCTGACCGTCAGCCAGGGCAGCGGGGCCAGCACCTTCGCCACCTGGGGCGCGAAGGCGGGGGAGGAGACCACGACCTCGGCGGTGGGGCCGTCGGCGACCACCTCGCCGTCGGCCAGGATGACGACCCGGTGGGCGAGCTCGGCGGCGAGTTCGACGTCGTGCGTGGCCAGCACGATGGCGTGGCCGTCCGCCGCCAGCGCGCGCAGCACCTCGGCCAGCCGGGCCTTGGCCGCGTAGTCGAGGCCGCGCGTGGGCTCGTCGAGCAGCAGCAGCGGGGGACGGGCGGTGAGCACCACGGCCAGCGCCAGGGCCAGCCGCTGGCCCTCGGAGAGGTCGCGCGGGTGGGTCGCGTCCAGCACCTCGGGCAACAGCCGGGCGACCAGGGCCCGGCAACTGCCGGGCGCCGCGCCCGCGTCGGCGTCGGCGGCCGCGCACTCGGCGGCCACCGTGTCCGCGTACAGCAGGTCGCGCGGCTCCTGCGGCACCAGCCCGACGTGGCGCAGCAGCCGGGCGGGCGCGGTGCGGTGCGGTTCGGCGCCGGCGGCCCGGACCGAGCCGGCGGCCGGCTCGTGCAGCCCGACGAGCGTGCCCAGCAGCGTCGACTTGCCGGCGCCGTTGCGGCCCATGAGCGCGACCGTCTCGCCGGGGCGGACGGACAGCTCCACCCCGTGCAGCCGCTCGACGCCGCCGCGCCGAACGGACAGCCCGGAGGCCACGCCGACGGGCGCGGCCGGGGCGGGCTCGGGGACGGCGGTCGGCTCCCGGTCCGTGAGCCGCTCGCGCAGCGCGGCGGCCTTGCGGCGGGCGTCCCGTACCGACAGCGGCGGTGGGGTCCAGCCGGCGAGCCGGCCGAGCGCGACGACGGGCGGGTGCACCGGGGAGACCGCCATCAGCTCCGCGGGATCGCCGACCACCGGCGGCCGGCCGGCGCCGGGCAGCAGGATCACCCGGTCCGCGTACTGCACCACCCGCTCCAGCCGGTGCTCGGCCATCAGGACGGTGGTGCCCAGGTCGTGCACCAGCCGCTGGAGGACGGCCAGCACCTCCTCGGCCGCCGCCGGGTCCAGCGCCGAGGTCGGCTCGTCCAGCACCAGGACGCGCGGGTGGGTGGTGAGCACGGAGCCGATGGCCACCCGCTGCCGCTGTCCGCCGGAGAGCGTGGCGATGGGCCGGTCGCGCAGCTCGGTGAGGCCGAGCAGGTCCAGGGTCTCCTCGACCCGACGGCGCATGGTGTCCGCGGGCAGCCCCAACGACTCCATGCCGTACGCCAGCTCGTCCTCGACGGTGTCGGTGACGAAGTGCGCCAGGGGGTCCTGACCCACGGTGCCCACCACGTCGGCGAGCTCGCGCGGGCGGTGGTCGCGGGTGTCGCGGCCCGCCACGGTGACCCGGCCGCGCAGGGTGCCGCCGGTGAAGTGCGGCACGAGTCCGGAGACGGCGCCCAGCAGGGTCGACTTCCCCACCCCCGACGGCCCCACCAACAGACACAGCTCCCCCTCGGGGACGGTCAGATCCACCCCCTGGAGGGCGGGGGCGGGGGCGTCGGCGTAGGTGACCGAGACGTCCTCGAAGCGGATCA
Coding sequences:
- a CDS encoding ABC transporter ATP-binding protein, encoding MIRFEDVSVTYADAPAPALQGVDLTVPEGELCLLVGPSGVGKSTLLGAVSGLVPHFTGGTLRGRVTVAGRDTRDHRPRELADVVGTVGQDPLAHFVTDTVEDELAYGMESLGLPADTMRRRVEETLDLLGLTELRDRPIATLSGGQRQRVAIGSVLTTHPRVLVLDEPTSALDPAAAEEVLAVLQRLVHDLGTTVLMAEHRLERVVQYADRVILLPGAGRPPVVGDPAELMAVSPVHPPVVALGRLAGWTPPPLSVRDARRKAAALRERLTDREPTAVPEPAPAAPVGVASGLSVRRGGVERLHGVELSVRPGETVALMGRNGAGKSTLLGTLVGLHEPAAGSVRAAGAEPHRTAPARLLRHVGLVPQEPRDLLYADTVAAECAAADADAGAAPGSCRALVARLLPEVLDATHPRDLSEGQRLALALAVVLTARPPLLLLDEPTRGLDYAAKARLAEVLRALAADGHAIVLATHDVELAAELAHRVVILADGEVVADGPTAEVVVSSPAFAPQVAKVLAPLPWLTVSQVREALAEGDEEGDA